One Halomonas sp. THAF5a genomic region harbors:
- a CDS encoding MFS transporter: protein MTSTRQAAASRAGTDAPSPFLLLMMTAAVTFTVANLYYYQPLLPAVREGLSLSDTLLGLVPFATQIGYAAAILLISPLGDVMPRRRLIAMLSCLLVVSLLMQALAGHGMVMVLGTLLMGVGANITQQLIPLAASMSSQQQRGRVIGTLMSGLTLGILLSRVISGGIAEHLGWRAVYGAAAAVALFWGLLLWRLLPKETSRTAGMRYPALLASMLGLLRRHALLRVSALTGALWFAAFNAIWASLALHVTHEPLGLDLQQAGMFGLAGMAGIVGARLSGRWVNRLGAWRVIALALLVLSIGMLVLWGFAYSLVGLAVGIVLIDLGVFAAQVPNQVRVFAIEPAAQSRLNAVYMLFYYLGAALGALSGVQLMAAFGWQGVMVLSLLLSLGALVLHLAARRAGSTVSPAAA from the coding sequence ATGACGTCCACTCGCCAGGCGGCCGCGTCCCGTGCCGGGACCGATGCCCCTTCCCCCTTTCTGCTGTTGATGATGACCGCCGCCGTGACCTTCACGGTGGCCAACCTCTATTATTACCAGCCGCTGCTGCCGGCGGTGCGAGAGGGGCTATCGCTGAGTGATACCCTGCTGGGGCTGGTGCCCTTCGCCACGCAGATCGGCTATGCCGCGGCCATCCTGCTGATCTCTCCGCTGGGTGATGTCATGCCGCGCCGCCGGCTGATCGCGATGCTCTCCTGCCTGCTGGTGGTGTCGCTGCTCATGCAGGCCCTCGCCGGGCACGGGATGGTCATGGTGCTGGGTACCCTCCTGATGGGGGTGGGCGCCAACATCACCCAGCAGCTGATCCCCCTGGCGGCCTCGATGTCCTCCCAGCAGCAGCGGGGGCGGGTGATCGGCACCCTGATGAGCGGCCTGACACTGGGCATTCTCCTGTCGCGCGTGATCAGCGGCGGTATCGCCGAGCATCTGGGCTGGCGTGCCGTTTACGGGGCGGCCGCCGCAGTCGCTCTCTTCTGGGGGCTGCTGCTCTGGCGCCTGTTGCCGAAGGAGACCTCGCGGACTGCCGGCATGCGTTACCCGGCGCTTCTCGCCTCCATGCTGGGGCTCCTGCGTCGCCACGCCCTGCTGCGGGTGTCGGCACTGACCGGAGCGCTGTGGTTTGCCGCCTTCAATGCCATCTGGGCCAGCCTTGCCCTGCATGTCACCCATGAGCCACTGGGGCTGGATCTGCAGCAGGCGGGCATGTTCGGCCTCGCCGGCATGGCCGGCATCGTCGGCGCCAGGCTCTCCGGACGCTGGGTGAATCGGCTGGGTGCCTGGCGGGTGATCGCCCTGGCCTTGCTGGTGCTGTCGATCGGGATGCTGGTGCTGTGGGGCTTCGCGTATTCGCTGGTCGGGCTGGCGGTCGGCATCGTGCTGATCGATCTGGGGGTGTTCGCCGCCCAGGTGCCGAACCAGGTGCGCGTCTTTGCCATCGAGCCCGCCGCCCAGAGCCGCCTCAATGCCGTGTACATGCTGTTCTATTACCTCGGGGCTGCCTTGGGGGCGCTGTCCGGGGTCCAGCTGATGGCGGCCTTCGGCTGGCAAGGCGTGATGGTCCTGTCCCTGCTGCTATCGCTGGGCGCCCTGGTGCTGCATCTCGCCGCGCGCCGGGCGGGATCAACCGTCAGCCCGGCAGCGGCCTGA
- a CDS encoding LysR family transcriptional regulator, with translation MELKTLKTFVAVAELRNFSAAARRLHTVQPAISRQIADLEEELGTPLFWRSTREVRVTAAGDVLLEDARRLLSLEAEARERVLRAAVGQSGQLRIGYMSSATARFMPELIQRFSRHHPDVHLELFEMTAQQQLDAFARHEIDVGLSRPLPDPAPHGLTGLPLYHDPLMAILPLTHPLAGRKRLALEELAREDFILFERGQASGLFDGIIGACGEAGFSPRVVRQPSQMQTLLSQVAGGLGLAIAPACIRHLQSRGCAFIGLHPAPPPIALELHHSPHALRPTVDAFLAQVDQMREQIRAQMELE, from the coding sequence ATGGAACTCAAGACCCTCAAGACCTTCGTGGCCGTGGCAGAGCTGCGTAACTTCTCGGCCGCCGCACGCCGACTGCACACGGTCCAGCCAGCGATCAGTCGTCAGATCGCGGATCTGGAAGAGGAGCTCGGCACGCCACTATTCTGGCGCAGCACGCGGGAGGTGCGGGTCACCGCGGCCGGCGACGTGCTGCTGGAGGATGCGCGCCGCCTGCTGAGCCTCGAGGCCGAGGCCCGTGAGCGCGTCCTGCGAGCGGCCGTCGGTCAGAGCGGCCAGTTGCGCATCGGCTACATGAGCTCGGCCACCGCACGCTTCATGCCCGAGCTGATCCAGCGCTTCAGCCGTCACCATCCCGACGTGCACCTGGAGCTATTCGAGATGACCGCCCAGCAGCAGCTGGATGCCTTCGCCCGCCATGAGATCGACGTGGGGCTCTCGCGCCCGTTACCCGACCCGGCCCCTCACGGCCTGACCGGCCTGCCGCTGTATCATGATCCGCTGATGGCCATCCTCCCCCTCACGCACCCCCTGGCCGGGCGCAAACGCCTGGCCCTCGAAGAGCTGGCCCGGGAAGACTTCATCCTCTTCGAGCGCGGCCAGGCCAGCGGCCTGTTCGACGGGATCATCGGCGCCTGCGGGGAAGCCGGCTTCTCTCCGCGCGTGGTGCGTCAGCCCTCCCAGATGCAGACCCTGCTCAGCCAGGTCGCCGGCGGCCTGGGGCTGGCGATCGCACCGGCGTGTATTCGCCACCTGCAGAGCCGGGGCTGTGCCTTCATCGGGTTGCACCCTGCCCCACCCCCGATCGCGCTGGAACTTCACCACTCCCCGCATGCGCTGCGGCCGACGGTGGATGCCTTCCTCGCGCAAGTCGACCAGATGCGTGAGCAGATTCGAGCGCAGATGGAGCTCGAGTGA